The following proteins are encoded in a genomic region of Bos javanicus breed banteng chromosome 20, ARS-OSU_banteng_1.0, whole genome shotgun sequence:
- the GAPT gene encoding protein GAPT: MLKICGNTSVAVSIGIFLLLLLVICGIGCVWHWKHQNTMRFTLPKFLQRRRSRKKDYTKTFSLSPQFIGPRHKTSVQTQDRHSAGKDTNIHDNYENVKVCPPKAKGETDKKLYENTWQTNPEEHIYGNETPCDYYNFEKPSTSEAPQEEDIYILPDSY, from the coding sequence ATGCTGAAAATCTGTGGAAATACTTCAGTGGCTGTGTCTATaggaattttccttcttttactgTTGGTGATCTGTGGAATCGGGTGTGTTTGGCATTGGAAACACCAGAATACCATGCGATTTACCTTACCAAAGTTTTTGCaaaggaggagaagcaggaaaaaagaCTATACTAAAACTTTCTCCTTGAGTCCCCAGTTTATCGGCCCAAGGCATAAAACCTCAGTTCAAACTCAAGACCGCCATTCTGCTGGGAAGGACACTAACATCCATGACAACtatgaaaatgtgaaagtgtgtCCTCCCAAAGCTAAAGGAGAAACGGACAAGAAACTGTATGAAAATACTTGGCAGACCAATCCCGAGGAGCATATCTACGGAAATGAGACACCATGTGACTATTATAACTTCGAGAAGCCTAGTACTTCTGAAGCCCCTCAAGAGGAAGACATATATATTCTTCCAGATTCATATTAA